Proteins from a single region of bacterium:
- a CDS encoding Rdx family protein: MAASLAAELGDEFDADVELIPSGGGVFEVTVDGDLVYSKKSTGRHAEPGEVAGLIRECS, from the coding sequence ATCGCCGCCAGTCTGGCGGCGGAACTCGGGGACGAGTTCGATGCCGACGTCGAGCTGATCCCCTCGGGCGGCGGCGTCTTCGAGGTCACGGTCGATGGCGACCTGGTCTATTCCAAGAAGAGCACCGGACGCCACGCCGAACCCGGCGAGGTCGCCGGCCTGATCCGGGAGTGCTCCTGA
- a CDS encoding YHS domain-containing protein, translated as MSGTRGGLGRPAASGLIRTVRGGSLALAVVFILAVAAYAETDGHDHRHAEMIVNTTCPVTPGEAVDESITVEYEGRSLAFCCQRCRQKFIADPERYAANLPADGHDHDGHAAPTAAGEGEHEVHDHAAHREKTSLAGALHPVAVHFPIALVFALLLAEIVGGRKPSPTAAGAARFLRVIAPLSALVAVVLGFAAGGMNGLFEAPDSTLQFHRLAGLAAFVLITAACLAGHRWNAPARRGRRPVYLALLVAATFVTAYAGHLGGKLVFGDDYLILF; from the coding sequence ATGTCGGGTACGCGAGGAGGACTCGGGAGACCGGCGGCATCCGGACTGATCCGGACGGTTCGAGGCGGCTCGCTGGCCCTGGCAGTCGTATTTATTCTGGCGGTGGCCGCGTATGCAGAGACGGACGGGCACGACCACCGGCATGCTGAGATGATCGTCAACACGACGTGCCCGGTCACTCCGGGCGAAGCCGTGGACGAGTCCATCACCGTCGAGTACGAGGGTCGCTCGCTCGCCTTCTGCTGCCAGCGTTGCCGGCAGAAGTTCATCGCCGACCCCGAGCGGTACGCGGCGAACCTGCCTGCCGACGGACATGATCACGACGGGCATGCCGCGCCGACGGCGGCAGGCGAGGGAGAGCATGAAGTTCACGACCATGCGGCGCACCGGGAGAAGACCTCCCTGGCGGGAGCGCTCCACCCTGTCGCCGTGCATTTTCCGATCGCCCTGGTGTTTGCACTGCTTCTCGCCGAGATCGTCGGCGGCCGCAAGCCGTCGCCCACGGCAGCTGGGGCGGCCCGCTTCCTCAGAGTGATCGCGCCCCTCAGCGCCCTGGTGGCTGTCGTCTTAGGCTTTGCGGCCGGTGGGATGAACGGGTTGTTCGAGGCACCCGACTCGACGCTCCAGTTTCATCGTCTGGCCGGACTCGCCGCATTCGTCCTGATCACGGCGGCGTGCCTGGCCGGGCATCGCTGGAACGCCCCGGCTCGGCGGGGGCGGCGTCCGGTCTACCTGGCACTGCTGGTCGCGGCCACATTCGTGACGGCGTACGCGGGCCATCTCGGCGGGAAACTCGTCTTCGGCGACGACTACCTGATTCTGTTCTGA
- a CDS encoding zinc-binding dehydrogenase, which produces MPRTMQALVYDKSAMPWDKTEGFAKREMPRPVLDEAADPADGGNVVVKMIYAGFCGSDRGIWHRTAFKGHIFESLKRERRTTRIIGHELVGEIVEVGSRVPALYGYRPKDIVSSESHIICGTCHQCRIGQTHICANDTIIGISRDGCFAEYIKLPAKVLWPTNKRLIKLKVAAIQEPFGNAVHACMKADLRGKTVGVFGCGTIGLFVIMVAKALGATKVVGVEPVAKNREMALKVGADAVIPLEPSGTAKHGWAADKDVVKAVRAEARGIGVDVALEMAGFNNSVNNAIQSTRRGGEVVLFGLKQGNFHIQQFDRLIVNGITLHSVIGRRIFETWVVTRNLLEDKANGIQKRIHEVILDGGDDTVVHIDDFAPGTFAAKLAAWPKLLIEF; this is translated from the coding sequence TTGCCCCGCACCATGCAAGCCCTCGTATACGACAAGTCGGCGATGCCCTGGGACAAGACCGAAGGTTTCGCGAAACGCGAGATGCCGCGTCCCGTCCTGGACGAAGCCGCCGACCCCGCCGACGGCGGCAATGTCGTGGTGAAAATGATCTACGCGGGCTTTTGCGGCAGCGACCGCGGCATCTGGCACCGCACGGCCTTCAAGGGGCACATCTTCGAGAGCCTCAAGCGCGAGAGGCGCACCACGCGCATCATCGGCCACGAGCTGGTCGGCGAGATCGTCGAGGTCGGCTCGCGCGTGCCGGCGCTCTACGGTTACCGCCCCAAGGACATCGTCTCGAGCGAGTCGCACATCATCTGCGGCACCTGTCACCAGTGCCGGATCGGCCAGACCCACATCTGTGCCAACGACACCATCATCGGCATCAGCCGCGACGGCTGCTTCGCCGAGTACATCAAGCTGCCGGCGAAGGTCCTGTGGCCCACCAACAAGCGGCTCATCAAGCTGAAGGTCGCCGCCATCCAGGAGCCCTTCGGCAACGCCGTCCACGCCTGCATGAAGGCCGACCTGCGCGGCAAGACCGTGGGTGTCTTCGGCTGCGGCACCATCGGCCTGTTCGTCATCATGGTGGCCAAGGCCCTGGGGGCGACCAAGGTGGTCGGCGTCGAGCCCGTGGCCAAGAACCGCGAGATGGCGCTGAAGGTCGGGGCCGACGCGGTGATTCCCCTGGAACCGTCCGGCACCGCGAAGCACGGCTGGGCGGCGGACAAGGACGTGGTGAAGGCGGTGCGCGCCGAGGCCCGCGGCATCGGCGTCGACGTGGCCCTGGAGATGGCCGGCTTCAACAACAGCGTCAACAACGCCATCCAGTCGACCCGGCGCGGCGGCGAAGTGGTGCTCTTCGGGCTCAAGCAGGGCAACTTCCACATCCAGCAGTTCGACCGCCTGATCGTCAACGGCATCACCCTGCACAGCGTGATCGGCCGGCGCATCTTCGAGACCTGGGTCGTCACGCGCAACCTGTTGGAGGACAAGGCCAACGGCATCCAGAAGCGCATCCACGAGGTGATCCTGGACGGCGGCGACGATACCGTCGTGCACATAGACGATTTCGCACCCGGCACGTTCGCGGCCAAGCTGGCCGCCTGGCCCAAGCTGTTGATCGAATTCTGA
- a CDS encoding HAD family hydrolase — MALSTILFDMDGTLLDSRTAVVDAVADGLAGAYRHHGLPPAEPDRKLFAACMGLPSDAYFARAFDPETVPRDRRGAFARTFGRLTAAAEVAAIRDGRTALYPGAAETLAFLSERHRLLLFSNAGAVYFRAVIAGHGLERVFADALCLEEALSRRLASDKADMIVAMVENPGRAVVVGDRAGDIEAGHAVGARTVGCRYGFGSPEELQAADWIIDGLPELMALPLA, encoded by the coding sequence GTGGCTCTCTCGACCATCCTTTTCGACATGGACGGCACCCTGCTGGATAGCCGCACCGCCGTGGTGGACGCCGTCGCCGACGGGCTCGCCGGCGCCTACCGGCACCACGGCCTGCCCCCCGCCGAACCCGACCGCAAGCTCTTCGCCGCCTGCATGGGCCTGCCCTCGGACGCGTACTTCGCCCGGGCCTTCGACCCCGAAACGGTGCCGCGCGACCGGCGCGGCGCGTTCGCCCGCACCTTCGGCCGCCTGACCGCCGCGGCGGAGGTCGCCGCGATCCGCGACGGCCGGACCGCCCTTTACCCCGGGGCCGCCGAAACCCTCGCCTTCCTGTCGGAGCGCCATCGTTTGCTGCTCTTTTCCAACGCCGGCGCGGTGTATTTCCGCGCGGTGATCGCGGGGCACGGCCTCGAGAGGGTCTTCGCCGACGCACTGTGCCTCGAAGAGGCGCTGTCGCGCCGCCTGGCGAGCGACAAGGCCGACATGATCGTGGCCATGGTGGAGAATCCCGGACGGGCAGTGGTGGTGGGCGACCGGGCCGGCGACATCGAGGCCGGGCACGCCGTCGGCGCGCGCACCGTCGGCTGCCGTTACGGCTTCGGCTCCCCCGAGGAACTGCAGGCCGCCGATTGGATCATCGACGGCCTGCCCGAGCTGATGGCGCTGCCCCTGGCCTAA
- a CDS encoding ABC transporter ATP-binding protein/permease — protein MNTYLRVLRLVRPYLTFILLSMFFMVVFSLLSGFSIVMIAPFLEALFTPETADIAVTGAAGSHAIVVPDTLGVADAVTRADDLQRSFSVTGLRDDLMARLKAWLHRDTKMETLWVIVLVFFILNLVKNLSGYLQTVCTDYVQHSFIRDLRNRLFEKFTSLPLSFYHNHRAGELISRATNDVLVVNRSVNVSFTNLARDPVMIVMYLAMALLLSWRLTLLAMLVLPLSMLIIVRIGKKLRKYSHRQQEKMANITTRLQETISGIRVVKAFTSEGRENARFRAESQRLFKDLFKIARMQRLSSPLTEQLSVLVGLFVLWYGGRQVLGGGELPPHLFILFLFFVFSLGRPIKELSQVNNAIQEGLAAAERVFAVLDHPVEILENARAAALTDVRGDIELRGVRFSYRDGAPVLKGVDLKVEPGEVVALVGASGAGKSTLVDLIPRFYDPTEGQVLLDGHDLRDLTLASLRGAVGLVTQEVILFNDTVRNNIAYGLPDVGIDEMVAAARAANAHDFIVAMPDGYDTLIGDRGLKLSGGQRQRLSIARAILKNPPVLILDEATSALDTESEKLVQEAIDRLVRDRTTIVIAHRLSTIQHVDRIYVMQAGRIVQIGDHEALLADTAGPYRTLHDLQFRT, from the coding sequence ATGAACACCTATCTGCGCGTCCTGAGGCTGGTGAGGCCGTACCTGACGTTCATCCTGCTGTCCATGTTCTTCATGGTCGTCTTCTCCCTGTTGAGCGGCTTCAGCATCGTGATGATCGCCCCGTTCCTCGAGGCGCTGTTCACGCCCGAGACGGCGGATATAGCCGTGACCGGGGCCGCCGGTTCGCACGCGATCGTCGTGCCCGACACCCTGGGCGTCGCCGACGCCGTCACGCGGGCAGACGATTTACAGCGGTCGTTCTCGGTGACGGGACTGCGCGACGACCTCATGGCCCGGCTCAAAGCCTGGCTGCACCGCGACACCAAGATGGAAACCCTCTGGGTGATCGTGCTGGTGTTCTTCATCCTGAACCTCGTGAAGAACCTTTCCGGCTACCTGCAGACCGTCTGCACCGACTACGTCCAGCACAGCTTCATCCGCGATCTGCGCAATCGGCTCTTCGAGAAGTTCACCAGCCTGCCCCTGTCCTTCTACCACAACCACCGGGCCGGCGAGCTGATCAGCCGGGCCACCAACGACGTGCTGGTGGTCAACCGCAGCGTGAACGTCAGCTTCACCAACCTGGCGCGCGATCCGGTCATGATCGTGATGTACCTGGCGATGGCGCTGCTGCTGAGCTGGCGCCTGACCCTGCTGGCCATGCTCGTGCTGCCGCTGAGCATGCTGATCATCGTCCGCATCGGCAAGAAGCTGCGCAAGTACAGCCACCGGCAGCAGGAGAAGATGGCGAACATCACCACGCGTCTGCAGGAGACCATCTCCGGCATCCGGGTGGTGAAGGCGTTCACCAGCGAGGGGCGGGAGAACGCGCGTTTCCGCGCCGAGTCGCAACGCCTGTTCAAGGACCTGTTCAAGATCGCGCGCATGCAGCGCCTGTCGTCGCCGCTGACCGAACAGCTGTCGGTGCTGGTGGGCCTGTTCGTCCTGTGGTACGGCGGACGCCAGGTGCTCGGCGGCGGCGAGCTGCCGCCGCATCTCTTCATCCTCTTCCTCTTCTTCGTCTTCTCGCTCGGCAGGCCCATCAAGGAGCTTAGCCAGGTCAACAACGCCATCCAGGAGGGCCTGGCGGCCGCCGAGCGTGTCTTCGCGGTGCTGGATCATCCCGTCGAGATCCTCGAGAATGCGCGTGCGGCGGCCTTGACCGACGTGCGTGGCGATATCGAGCTGCGCGGCGTGCGCTTCTCCTACCGGGACGGCGCACCCGTTCTGAAGGGCGTGGACCTGAAGGTGGAGCCGGGGGAGGTGGTGGCCCTGGTCGGCGCGAGCGGGGCGGGCAAGTCCACGCTGGTCGATCTGATCCCGCGCTTCTACGATCCCACCGAGGGGCAGGTGCTGCTCGACGGGCACGACCTGCGCGACCTCACGCTCGCTTCGTTGCGCGGCGCCGTGGGCCTGGTCACCCAGGAGGTGATCCTCTTCAACGACACCGTGCGCAACAATATAGCCTACGGCCTGCCGGACGTGGGCATCGACGAGATGGTCGCCGCCGCGCGCGCCGCCAACGCCCACGACTTCATCGTCGCCATGCCCGATGGTTACGACACCCTGATCGGCGACCGCGGCCTGAAGCTCTCGGGCGGCCAGCGGCAGCGCCTGTCCATCGCCCGCGCCATCCTGAAGAACCCGCCGGTGCTGATCCTCGACGAGGCCACCAGCGCCCTGGACACCGAGAGCGAGAAGCTCGTACAGGAGGCCATCGACCGTCTGGTGCGCGACCGCACCACCATCGTCATCGCCCACCGCCTGTCGACGATCCAGCACGTGGACCGCATCTATGTGATGCAGGCGGGGCGCATCGTGCAGATCGGCGATCACGAGGCCCTGCTGGCCGATACGGCCGGGCCTTATCGCACGCTGCACGACCTGCAGTTCCGCACCTGA
- a CDS encoding efflux RND transporter permease subunit, with product MSAKRTEHTGSRLDGILRFCLENKLVVGLFVLFVVAFGAMVAPFDWELGGLPRDPVPVDAIPDLGENQQIVFTEWMGRSPQDVEDQITYPLTVALLGLPDIKTVRSYSFFGFSTIYVIFKERADFYDSRSRILEKLNSLPPSTLPTGVQPGLGPDATALGQVFWYTLEGRDEDGNPTGDWDLDELRSIQDWYVRYGLLSAEGVAEVASVGGFVREYQIDVDPDAMWAYGIALDQVYESVRQSNVDVGARTIEINSAEYMIRGLGFLKSLDDIESSVVAVNDGIPITIKDIAHVGFGPALRRGALDKEGAEAVGGVVVVRYGENPLSAIKNVKRKIEEISPGLPSKTLADGRVSQVAIVPFYDRSGLIYETLGTLDTALTEEILITIIVVIVLIMNLRSSLLIAGLLPLAVLMSFIGMKLFRVDANIVALSGIAIAIGTMVDMGVILCENILRRLDEAGPDDDKLEVIFRASSEVGSAVVTAVATTIISFLPVFTMQAAEGKLFKPLAYTKTFALVASIIVALTVIPPFAHLLFSRKIGTGFARKLSGLLLVVVGAAAAIKLSPWVGLAMALWGAYTIWQERIPARFRRHGPLAVNGIAVLMVGLLLTRHWLPLGPGKGLPLNVLFVALALGGLLCLFHVFTRFYPRLLTWCLDHKLLFLALPVILVLVGLSVWQGFSSVFGFLPGMHDGADTLLGRVWSGPKHAFPGLGKEFMPPLDEGSYLYMPTTMPHASIGEALDVLQKLDMAIAEIPEVESVVGKLGRADSPLDPAPISMVETVINYVPEYKLDKDGHRLRFRYDKRRDTYVRDEAGELIPDGRGRPYRQWRDEIRTPDDIWDEIVRVARLPGTTSAPKLQPIAARIVMLQSGMRAPMGVKIKGPDLETLDRVGLEIERLLKEVPSIEPAAVIADRIVGKPYLEIDIDRRAIARYGLTIRKVQDVIEVAVGGRLVTTTVEGRERYPVRVRYARELRDTIEDLGRILVPTRSGAQIPLIQLAEVRYVRGPQVIKSEDTFLVGYVLFDMKPGSAEVDVVRAARAHLERAREAGEFALPAGVSYTFAGSYENQVRSEKKLMVVLPLALFVIFMILYFQFRSVVTTGMVFSGIFVAWAGGFLMIWLYGQPWFLDFAFAGTEMRTLFQIHPINLSVAIWVGFIALFGIASDDGVVMATFLDQTFAGRRFRSAAEIRRATIEGAVRRVRPATMTIATTILALLPVLTSAGRGADIMVPMAIPSFGGMAVAMLTILVVPVLYCGHAELKLKRGWTGT from the coding sequence ATGTCCGCGAAGCGCACCGAGCACACGGGGAGCCGGCTGGACGGCATCCTGAGGTTCTGCCTCGAGAACAAGCTCGTGGTCGGCCTGTTCGTCCTGTTCGTGGTCGCCTTCGGCGCCATGGTCGCGCCCTTCGACTGGGAGCTTGGCGGCCTGCCGCGCGACCCCGTCCCCGTGGATGCCATTCCCGATCTCGGCGAGAACCAGCAGATCGTCTTCACGGAGTGGATGGGCCGCTCGCCCCAGGACGTGGAGGACCAGATCACCTATCCCCTGACGGTGGCGCTGCTCGGCCTGCCGGACATCAAGACCGTCAGGAGCTACTCCTTCTTCGGCTTCTCGACCATCTACGTGATCTTCAAGGAGCGGGCGGATTTCTACGATTCGCGCTCGCGGATCCTGGAAAAGCTCAACAGCTTGCCGCCGAGCACGTTGCCGACCGGCGTGCAGCCGGGGCTCGGCCCGGACGCCACGGCGCTGGGCCAGGTCTTCTGGTACACCCTCGAGGGGCGCGACGAGGACGGGAATCCGACCGGTGACTGGGATCTCGACGAGCTGCGCAGCATCCAGGACTGGTACGTCCGGTACGGCCTGCTGTCCGCCGAGGGGGTCGCCGAGGTCGCCTCGGTCGGCGGCTTCGTCCGCGAGTACCAGATCGACGTCGATCCCGACGCCATGTGGGCCTACGGGATCGCGCTGGACCAGGTCTACGAATCCGTCCGCCAGTCGAACGTCGACGTCGGCGCGCGGACGATCGAGATCAACAGCGCCGAGTACATGATCCGCGGCCTGGGTTTCCTGAAGAGTCTCGACGACATCGAGTCCAGCGTCGTGGCGGTCAACGACGGCATCCCGATCACGATCAAGGACATCGCCCACGTCGGCTTCGGGCCCGCCTTGCGGCGCGGCGCGCTGGACAAGGAGGGCGCCGAGGCGGTCGGCGGCGTGGTCGTCGTCCGCTACGGCGAGAATCCGCTGTCCGCGATCAAGAACGTCAAGCGGAAGATCGAGGAGATCTCGCCCGGCCTGCCCAGCAAGACCCTGGCCGACGGCCGCGTCAGCCAGGTCGCGATCGTGCCGTTCTACGACCGCAGCGGTCTGATCTACGAGACCCTCGGCACCCTGGACACCGCCCTGACCGAGGAGATCCTCATCACGATCATCGTCGTGATCGTGCTGATCATGAACCTGCGCAGCAGCCTGCTGATCGCCGGACTGCTGCCCCTGGCGGTGCTGATGAGCTTCATCGGCATGAAGCTCTTCCGCGTCGACGCGAACATCGTCGCGCTTTCCGGCATCGCCATCGCCATCGGCACGATGGTCGACATGGGGGTCATACTGTGCGAGAACATCCTCAGGCGCCTGGACGAGGCGGGTCCGGACGACGACAAGCTGGAGGTCATCTTCCGCGCCTCGTCAGAGGTGGGCAGCGCCGTGGTGACGGCCGTCGCCACGACGATCATCAGCTTCCTGCCCGTCTTCACCATGCAGGCGGCCGAGGGGAAGCTGTTCAAACCCCTGGCCTACACCAAGACCTTCGCCCTGGTCGCGTCGATCATCGTGGCGCTGACGGTCATTCCCCCCTTCGCACATCTCCTGTTCTCCCGGAAGATCGGCACCGGATTCGCCAGGAAGCTGTCCGGGCTGCTGCTCGTGGTCGTCGGTGCGGCCGCCGCGATCAAGCTGTCGCCCTGGGTGGGTCTGGCGATGGCGCTCTGGGGGGCCTACACGATCTGGCAGGAGCGGATCCCCGCGCGTTTCCGGCGCCACGGACCGCTGGCCGTGAACGGCATCGCCGTGCTGATGGTCGGGCTGTTGCTGACCAGGCACTGGCTGCCGTTGGGGCCCGGCAAGGGGCTGCCGTTGAACGTCCTGTTCGTCGCCCTCGCCCTGGGCGGATTGCTCTGCTTGTTCCACGTCTTCACGCGTTTCTATCCGCGGCTGCTGACCTGGTGCCTGGATCACAAGCTGCTGTTCCTGGCGCTGCCGGTCATCCTGGTGCTGGTCGGCCTGTCCGTCTGGCAGGGCTTCTCCTCGGTCTTCGGCTTCCTGCCCGGCATGCACGACGGCGCCGACACGCTGCTCGGACGGGTGTGGTCGGGCCCGAAGCATGCTTTCCCGGGACTCGGCAAGGAGTTCATGCCGCCCCTGGACGAGGGGTCCTACCTGTACATGCCGACGACCATGCCCCATGCGTCGATCGGCGAGGCGCTGGACGTGCTGCAGAAGCTGGACATGGCGATCGCGGAGATCCCCGAGGTGGAGTCGGTCGTCGGCAAGCTGGGCAGGGCCGATTCCCCCCTCGACCCGGCGCCGATCTCCATGGTGGAGACGGTGATCAACTACGTTCCCGAGTACAAGCTCGACAAGGACGGCCACCGACTGCGCTTCCGGTACGACAAGCGGCGCGATACGTACGTGCGGGACGAGGCCGGCGAGCTGATCCCCGACGGGCGTGGGCGTCCCTACCGGCAGTGGCGCGACGAGATCCGCACGCCGGACGACATCTGGGACGAGATCGTCCGCGTCGCCAGGCTGCCCGGCACGACCTCGGCGCCCAAGCTGCAGCCCATCGCCGCGCGCATCGTCATGCTCCAGAGCGGCATGCGGGCGCCCATGGGCGTCAAGATCAAGGGGCCGGACCTCGAGACGCTCGACCGGGTCGGCCTGGAGATCGAGCGCCTCCTGAAGGAGGTCCCCTCGATCGAACCCGCCGCGGTCATCGCCGACCGGATCGTGGGCAAGCCGTACCTGGAGATCGACATCGACCGCCGCGCCATCGCGCGCTACGGGCTGACGATCCGCAAGGTCCAGGACGTCATCGAGGTCGCCGTCGGCGGACGGCTGGTCACCACGACGGTGGAGGGGCGGGAGCGCTATCCGGTGCGGGTGCGCTATGCCCGGGAACTGCGGGACACCATCGAGGATCTCGGCCGGATTCTCGTCCCCACGCGGAGCGGCGCGCAGATTCCCCTGATCCAGCTCGCCGAGGTCCGCTATGTCCGCGGACCACAGGTGATCAAGAGCGAGGACACGTTCCTGGTCGGCTACGTGCTCTTCGACATGAAACCGGGAAGCGCCGAGGTCGACGTCGTCCGGGCCGCGCGGGCGCACCTGGAACGCGCGCGGGAGGCCGGGGAGTTCGCGTTGCCCGCCGGGGTCAGCTACACCTTCGCCGGCAGCTACGAGAACCAGGTGCGTTCCGAGAAGAAGCTGATGGTGGTGCTGCCTCTGGCCCTGTTCGTGATCTTCATGATCCTCTACTTCCAGTTCCGCTCGGTCGTCACCACCGGCATGGTGTTCTCCGGCATCTTCGTGGCCTGGGCGGGCGGGTTCCTGATGATCTGGCTCTACGGGCAGCCCTGGTTCCTGGACTTCGCGTTCGCCGGCACGGAGATGCGCACGCTGTTCCAGATCCACCCCATCAACCTCAGCGTGGCCATCTGGGTGGGCTTCATCGCCCTGTTCGGCATCGCGTCCGACGACGGCGTCGTCATGGCGACCTTCCTCGATCAGACCTTCGCCGGCAGACGCTTCCGGTCCGCGGCCGAGATCCGGCGGGCGACGATCGAGGGCGCGGTCCGGCGCGTCCGCCCGGCAACGATGACCATCGCGACGACGATCCTGGCCCTGCTGCCGGTGCTGACCTCGGCGGGACGCGGGGCGGACATCATGGTCCCCATGGCCATCCCGTCCTTCGGGGGCATGGCCGTCGCCATGCTCACCATCCTGGTCGTGCCGGTGCTCTACTGCGGGCACGCGGAGCTGAAACTCAAACGGGGCTGGACCGGAACGTGA
- a CDS encoding copper-translocating P-type ATPase has protein sequence MHPEVLRSSPGACPVCGMALEHTFPAPESDEQEEAEFRAMRRRLVFAVALTVPLLILAMSEMIPGLDAAGRIPHAWRTRLEFGLAAPVCLWSALTFYRRAWRSVRARSLNMYTLIGLGVSVAFLYSVVAAFAPGLFPPSSRGADGLVGVYFEAAAVIVTLILLGQVLELKARRRTGAAIRALLGLAAKTAWRLDEDGGDMEVRLDEVVVGDVLLVRPGEKVPVDGIVLEGSSAVDESMITGEPMPKAKRTGDTVVGATINGTGSLTVRATKVGADTMLAQIVRMVSDAQRSRAPIQRTADKVAGVFVPVVIAVSAITFAVWGLIGPEPRMTHALINAVAVLIIACPCALGIATPISIMVATGRAATMGVLFKDAAALETLRSVDTLLVDKTGTLTEGSPFVSTIRPAGSLASDELLRLVGSLESASEHPLAAAVVTAAREKGLDLDRPEEFNSETGKGVTGKVGGRLVSAGNLKMMESLGVDVPHHQEQVAALRKTGQTILFVAVENRYAGLLGVADRIKSTSRQAIDELRREGMRLIMLTGDDEATARAVADELGIDEVISGVLPGDKAAVIRSHQGAQRVVAMAGDGINDAPALAQADIGIAMGSGTDVAIESAGVTLLRGDLGGIVRARAISRRTMTNIRQNLFFAFAYNMLGVPVAAGLLYPLWGILLSPVIAAAAMSLSSVSVIGNALRLRAARISSS, from the coding sequence ATGCACCCGGAAGTCCTGCGATCCTCTCCTGGCGCGTGTCCCGTTTGCGGCATGGCCCTCGAGCATACGTTCCCAGCACCAGAAAGCGACGAACAGGAGGAGGCCGAGTTTCGCGCGATGCGTCGGCGGCTTGTATTCGCTGTGGCACTGACGGTCCCGCTGCTCATCCTCGCCATGTCCGAGATGATCCCGGGCCTGGATGCCGCCGGACGGATCCCACATGCTTGGCGGACTCGTCTGGAGTTCGGCCTTGCTGCGCCGGTCTGCCTGTGGAGCGCCCTGACGTTCTATCGTCGCGCGTGGCGATCCGTACGCGCGCGGAGCCTCAACATGTACACCCTGATCGGCCTCGGAGTGAGCGTCGCTTTTCTCTACAGCGTCGTGGCCGCCTTTGCGCCAGGCCTGTTCCCGCCCTCGTCCCGCGGTGCCGACGGTCTCGTAGGCGTCTATTTCGAAGCGGCCGCCGTGATCGTGACCCTGATCCTGCTCGGACAGGTCCTCGAACTCAAGGCGCGGCGCAGGACAGGTGCCGCCATCCGCGCTCTCCTGGGTCTGGCGGCCAAGACGGCCTGGCGTCTCGACGAAGATGGAGGCGATATGGAGGTCCGGCTAGACGAGGTCGTAGTGGGAGACGTGCTGCTCGTCCGCCCCGGCGAGAAGGTTCCGGTGGACGGCATCGTGCTCGAGGGGAGCAGCGCCGTCGACGAGTCGATGATCACGGGCGAACCCATGCCCAAGGCCAAGAGGACCGGCGACACGGTCGTCGGGGCAACGATCAACGGCACGGGATCGTTGACCGTCCGCGCGACCAAGGTGGGCGCCGATACGATGCTGGCGCAGATCGTCCGGATGGTGTCCGACGCGCAGCGAAGCCGGGCACCCATCCAGCGAACGGCGGACAAGGTCGCCGGCGTGTTCGTGCCCGTCGTCATAGCCGTCTCCGCGATCACGTTCGCGGTCTGGGGACTCATCGGGCCCGAGCCGAGGATGACCCATGCACTGATCAACGCCGTCGCGGTTCTGATCATCGCCTGCCCGTGCGCCCTCGGGATAGCCACGCCCATCTCCATCATGGTCGCCACGGGTCGGGCGGCGACCATGGGGGTCCTGTTCAAGGACGCGGCAGCCCTGGAAACACTCCGCAGCGTCGATACCCTACTGGTCGACAAGACCGGGACGTTGACCGAGGGGAGTCCCTTCGTATCAACGATCCGCCCCGCGGGATCTCTTGCGTCGGATGAACTGTTGCGCCTGGTAGGGAGCCTGGAGTCCGCCAGTGAACATCCCCTTGCTGCAGCGGTCGTGACCGCCGCCCGCGAGAAGGGGCTCGACCTCGATAGACCGGAAGAGTTCAACTCTGAGACCGGCAAGGGAGTGACGGGCAAGGTCGGCGGCCGGCTCGTGAGTGCCGGCAACCTCAAAATGATGGAATCCCTCGGCGTTGACGTTCCCCATCACCAGGAGCAGGTCGCCGCGCTGCGTAAGACCGGTCAGACAATCCTGTTTGTAGCCGTCGAGAACCGGTACGCGGGTCTGCTCGGCGTGGCGGACAGGATCAAGTCGACCTCGCGACAGGCGATCGATGAGCTCAGGCGGGAGGGCATGCGTCTCATCATGCTGACGGGAGACGACGAAGCGACCGCTCGCGCCGTCGCCGACGAACTCGGCATCGACGAGGTGATCTCGGGAGTCCTGCCGGGCGACAAGGCCGCCGTCATCAGATCCCATCAGGGAGCGCAGCGTGTCGTAGCGATGGCGGGCGACGGGATCAACGACGCCCCTGCGCTCGCCCAGGCCGATATCGGCATCGCCATGGGTTCCGGTACCGACGTAGCCATCGAGAGCGCCGGGGTCACCCTGCTGCGCGGCGATCTCGGCGGCATCGTGCGGGCGCGCGCGATCTCCAGACGTACGATGACCAACATCAGGCAAAACCTGTTTTTCGCCTTCGCCTACAACATGCTCGGTGTCCCTGTCGCCGCCGGCTTGCTCTACCCGCTCTGGGGCATACTCCTGAGCCCGGTGATCGCCGCAGCCGCCATGAGTCTGAGTTCCGTTTCCGTCATCGGCAACGCGCTGCGCTTGCGCGCCGCGCGGATCTCGTCGTCTTGA